In Anopheles ziemanni chromosome X, idAnoZiCoDA_A2_x.2, whole genome shotgun sequence, the genomic window GTGTCACACTATAAAGAAAACGGCAAATAATAGCGAACCACTCCACACGGCGGGGGGCTGACCAGCGATGAGCCATGAGTCATCGCACCCGgttcgcaaaaaaaacacgcataAACCCCCCCGGTTTGAATCATGCTTTCCCGATGCCGTGTAAAGCCACACATTAGCGGGCATCTCCTACCTTTATGCTTCATCATCTCGATGGCGAACATGTTGAGTGACATCAGCTGCAGCAACCGGTGGCTGGTGACGGCGATCGGCGTGTACTGCATCAGGGCGCGGAACTCGAGCAGCATCTGCAGCACGCACTGGCTGAACGATTCCATGCTGCCAAAGATACGAATCAACGCATTACTCTCCTGTCGCATGCGAGGCATTACTCCCTCGTCGCCTTACCCAGTCTTGGTGATCAGTTTCCCCAGCACGTGCAGGAAGCTGATGATGAAGCGTTTGTTCAGCTCGATCGAGCAGAGGCCACGCAGCTCCTCCGCGTCGCTCGAGTCTCCGGCTGGGCCACCAACGAGCGGATCGAGCGGGGCGGTGCGATGTACCCGCGAGCCGCCCTCCGGATGGATCCAGGTCTCACGCCGCAGGTTGCCATCGAAGCGGCGCTCTTTTTCCTTCAGCCGAGCCCGCAGCTTATCCTCACGCTTTCGCTGATTGCTTTCGTACTGCGGAACGATAACGGTGAGTTATTGAATAAAATAGAATttcaaacagacacacacacacactcacacacacgtaGCTGATGTTAGGCAGAATAATGAATTGATGGTGAACTAAGGAAAACTAAATACTATAGGAATTTCTATTGGTCAAACATCCCAAATGAGCACAACATCAAACTATTATCCACACTCACCAGTAACTTATACTTTTAGGTGTTCGTTACGACATGGTTAGCATTATCGATCGGACGGAAGAGAGAAATAAtggtaagaaaaatgaatGGATCTATAGGAAGCTGCACACCTTAACCTCTACCAGTCGATGAAACAGTTGATTCCGGTTCCATATCAATTGTAAATAACTTTTGTTCTTTAACACCACGCGAACAATTAcacaatattatttttagcGGATCCTTTTAAGAAAACCTAGCATAATAAGCTAGTGCTAAGAAACAAGTTCATATATACGGTGTCCAATTTATTCCCATATAAATTTGAACATCAATCCTTTCATAGCACTAAATCGAATTTTCATGGCATATTTTTCAGTTGAAAAGAATAACTTTATAGATCAATCACAGCATATGTTTTGTGATTATGTCGccataaatttgttttccagttTTAATCGTTTTTGAAAACCGTTTCATATACGGTTTACGCTTTCCGTAGACATTTTCTATCCAATTTGAAGAATTGTAGCATTAAACTGGACGAAAGAGAACAGATTTTActtatttatatttgataGCATATATGGCCAAACTTGATTCATTGTAATGAATTGGGAGAACTGGGATACCAATGATTATTAACTAAAAAGCAAGTAAAATTTGTCCGCTATCAGCTATCCATCTAATTTGCAATGTTAAAACACTTTATCATCTTTCTTTAACTTGTTttctatgtgttttttttaatgttttccatGGTTCCTACGATTGAATTataataatcaaacaaaactttcaattAGTTGTGTGAACATAGTAGAAATTTGGGAATATATAGAACACCGTGTGTATGACAGATTTATATATTCTCTATGCTTCGCTTCTCTGTCTTCTTTACGCAAATGCTTTGGCTTCGAAAATGTATTAGCATAGGCATTGAATGTACGTTGGATAAGTTATCGAAATACCTTTTTCTTCGTCTCGTTGAACAAATCCATCAAACTTTCACGTGCAGATTCGAAAGGGTTGGATGACATCAGGCTCCGCATGTAGAAGTAAACTGCATCGATCTTCCGTTTCTAAAATCACCCggaaaaaaatatgataagTATCTTTGTGCCTTTTCCTAGAACCTTTTAGTCACTTACCGCGTACACCGAGAGCAGCGCTAGCTGGTTATAAGGGCGGCCGTGCTTCGGCTGGATCTGTTGGGCCTTCACGTACCACTGCTTCGATTTGCGGAAGTTGTTCCCCTCACTGATCTGCTCCCGGTAGCGCGCCAGGTCGCCGAGGAAGAGGCAAATTTTCTGCGCTGATACGAGGGCAAGCGTATACTTCAGTCCTTTGACATTTGACGCCGCATTGACACCGACGAACTGCTCCAGGTTGAAACCGTACGTGCGCTCGAGCAGACCGAGCAGCTGTTCGAAGTACGCGACcccgttttccaccacctCAAGCGCGCTCTTCTGCAGGAAGTCCTTCTCCTCCGCGTTCGGGGCATCGTTCAGCAGTTTGCGCAGCTGCTCGACGACGTTGTAGTAAAGCAACCGCCAGAAGTGATGCTCCAGGTTGACGTCCTGGGCGAAGCGCATCTCTTGTAGAAGAAACGTCTGCAGCAGTCGCTGTAGCTCCTGGCGCAGCTCAAGATACCGCTGCCAGTCGGCGAACAGTTGCCCACCGTTGAGCAAATCCTGAAGGCACGCATCTGCCTCGGCCACCTGATAGACGAGGTCGCGTTGACGCAACAATTTCGCCTGGCGCGAATTGGGATCGTACCACGCTGGACCCTCCGCCGCTTGATGTCGCGCACGGGTCGTATCATCACCAGGCCTCACCGGCACCTCTCTACTCGCATTCATACGCGGTGTTTTCAGATTTGTCCGTAGCAGTGGCTGTTCGACGACGATCGGTCGTGACGGATTTTTCGGATCGAACAGCAGCTTCGGTTCGCTTGGAACATCACCCGCACCGATCCTCTGCCCAACGCCTCGAGACGGTGCGTCCGGTGCGCTAGTGGACGCCTTGGGTGGAAGCACCAACACACCTGGTGTTCTTTGGATGCTGACGGAGTTTTCGAACTGTTTCGTCATTTCAGCGATCGCGTGGACGGTTTTATCCGCAGCTGCGTGATGCAACGGTGGATGaatttctccaatgctacGCCAACTACCTCCACCTTCGTGCAGGGGATCGGCATTCCTGCCACGGTCCATGCTAGCCTCCCGGCTACGGTTTATATAACGATCGCGTGAATGTTGCCGGAAGCGTCCGGCTCCTCCGTAGTATCTATCACGGCTCGCATCGCGGTGTCCTTGGTCCCTGCCAGGGCGAGAATAGATGCGATCGGCACTATTTTCCCGACTTGCATTGGAAGACTGCGAGTTGCATCGGCTACGATTCGATCCCCGATGTGGATGGTACGGCATCTTGAACTCGTCGTAGTAATCGTTTCTGGACCCCGAATTGCTGCAATAAATGAGGAAACAATTAGCAACTGAATTAACTTGATACGGTAATGgataaaaagatttttttaaataactattCAAAAGCAACAACAGAAAACGGAAtattaacatttaaaaaaacctacaaTATAAATGCTAAGTACCACGAAAACACACTTACgaatttcgtttcgattttttcctgtttgtaTTCCTTTCGTATGCGATGGGTAAGATAATGAAGGCAAAACAGAGATAATGTTAACAATAATCAGGGATAGACGATATCCGTCCAGATACAAAAAAGGTagtcaacaaaaataaaaacgatggCGCATATCTTCTTGATCAATATAGACTACCTCCAAATTTTTTAGTAATATGCAATACAATTCTATATCATACACGCTTTTGCACCACAAAAACGATGACTAACCTCAAAACAAGTGATTTAGTTACGAAACTTTTTAAACAAAGTACAGTTAAGGTACAAGCAAAACATAAGAGAAACGCAAAtaggtatattttatttctttaccgAAAATATGATGAAAACCATAAATAACGACGATGTTTTCAAAACAGATTTTCCATATTATACAAAGATTTGTACAAGTGCAGGCAGCTAGAGTACATTCAAAATCTTTCTCAAGATTGCAACGATTATGACGTCATGAGGGTAGTCTTTTTAGATATTTAGCGTTGATGTTAAAGAACTGCAAAAGATGAACTACGTACTTTTCGATAACTCTTTTGTgagttttattataaaaagGCTATTCGCTTGATAACTTTTCCCCTGCTTGTTTGAAGTTATGCGGCAAAATCTATGGAAAATCTCAGTTTGGTATGAAAACACGGAAAAATAATCtttgaaaaaagaatataAAATTTCTTTGCAGTGCGTTCTCCGACAATGCAAAACGCGCGAAATAAATTCTTCACAAGGATGGAtgttaaaaaggaacaaaatacCAACAGACCAAACACTTATACAACATAGTCACAAAAACACGCGCTAACTTAAATCGCACAAAAAACACCAATTCCTATCCTAGCCACCACCcaataaatttaacaaatgtatttttaaatcttcAACATATATCAAAATCCACGGCATTTGTTTGATCAGTACTGCAGATTGTTTTTACTGTGGCAACGCACTTTTTTGTACTTCTTTTACACTTTCAAGCATGTATCTAGAGTTTGAAAAACGtatcaaacaaaattttgattgttttcacttttaatgTACAATTAAATTTCGTGAATAATATATAATTAACTCTTTTGCGGTAGTTTATATGTACACCTAAAATTTATCGATAGGAAAACGGTATACCTTCGATTTCGATGTCTATTTCGGTTGCTACCAGAGAAGTTTGTCGTTTGCTTCCCAGCGTTTGGTGGAAGTGGCAGATCAACATCCCCGCCGTGTCTACCCGTTATAGACATCACAGGCATTTGATGCGGGATAGGTTCTTCCTGGGCCCAGTCCTGGATATTAGAAAATAATCGAATTAAATATATTGTATCAAGTTGTAGCGAATGCACAAGAAAACTTACACATATTTCTCCAAAAGCAGAGCCACCATTGATCGATTCCCTTCGGTCATCAAATGCTTGAGTAGATGATCCTGAGTAATTATCATTGTTCGAGTTTTCCTGTCCGCGAGAGCTCCCGGACGAATAGTGACGGAATTTGCTGCCACCGCTGTAAGTGCGGTCACGGTCATTCCGCTCGCAGCTAGAATTTCTACTGTCCGCTCGACCGGATTGATGTTCGCGGGGGCGATCGCCGGCATTCGGCCATGGGGGATATCGTTCATTCGAACCGACATCGGAAGAACGACTCCGCGTATGCGAATGATATTCCTCCACCATCGGTCGGCTGCCCATAGTATTGCTTGGATACGGCCCTggtccacctcctcctccaccgccacTGCCCGAGTAACGGATGCGGCCCCTAGAGTGTCGATTCGATCCTCTTATTGGAAGCGTCTGCGCCCGCTGCTGCTCGGCGCGCATTTTTTCCAAGTAATCCGGAGGAAGGCCATGCTCCTGGagcgttttcttttgcaaccGAGGTGGCAGATTTTCCAGGTGTGATAACGACGGAATcggtggtttctttttcgaacCGCGTGCATCGCGATTCATCTGATCCGAACGAACGTTTCGCATGCCACCGGCCGTTTGAGCGTTGGACGACATGCTGCTGGGCGGTGGTTCGGATTCTAGCCGAATTGTGTGGTTGCCACTCGCAGGGGGGTAGGCATGGACCTCTAATCGCCGATTGATGCTTCCACCTTCGGGCGGCCCACGTGCCTCCCGGAAACCGTATTCTTGACCGTGGTAAGATTCGGTGGACGGTGAGCGTCGCCGGTTGGAGTTGCGACCACCGGCTGAGCCTCGTTGAATCAGTCTATTAACCGGCGGAGGTGACGGATCCGAATGCGGGTTGGCGTTCAACGAGCGGTTGCTGTCCGTTCGCTGCGTTTTACGCAGTGGTCCACTGCCAGGGCTGTAGAGCTGCTGTTCTCGTTTGGCGCTGGCACTTCGCATCTCTACTCGAGCGGAACGGGACATCGTGCTGAGGGTGGTTGTTTACCATTCAGCAACCAAATGAGTCGTTTTATTGTGTTTCCttaaaaatgaagatgaagaTAAACCTCAATTCACATGCCAATAAGCGAAAAAACACCCATAAACCAAGAACAAAGTGCCCTTAAGCTAACATTGGCACTTTGACCGATTTGtggtttgttattgttttgcatGCTACAAGCAACAATGATATGCCCGCGCAAACCGCATCACACAGCAATGCCGTAGTCCTTTGTGGTGTTCAGGAAGTGTTTTCCATGTTACCTGTAAATCGCACTTACCACCTGCACCGACGGATCAGATCTTAAGCCTACCAAGGCAGCGGGGTTTCCTCTAAAGACTCCCAACGCACAGCGCACACCAAATCTCAATGTGAAACTTTGCTGACTCAATTTGTTTGACTCGCTACAGCCTACTACGCTTATTCTCTACCGCTTATCTGTCTTCTGTCACTATTGCACTAAAATTATCGCTCCGCAACGCTGCAATTGAACGTGAAATCCGATCGCCGCATTGAGAACGGTGCATCTATCCTTTCAGCGTTAAAGCCGTAATTACCTGGCTACCGTGTTCTGTTTGACCACACCGACACTTGCTACAGCGAACGAAGCAAACATCGCCGACACGGATTAGTTAGGTACCTGCTCGCACGATTCGAAGCTTGAATTTAGCGCTTTGTGCGCTTGAATGGAGGGATAAAATTGGAAATGACTGTGACAGCCATTCTGTGCGTTTCCCGAATCTGACAGCCGTGATCAACACCATTTTGACAGCTATCACAGGCTCCAGAGATGGAAAATGCATTTCCCTCTGAATGCAGGGATAATAAATATGCTTTTCAATCCCTTGAAGATGTTTCATTTGCAACAATCCATCGAAATCCGAGTCACATTTATAGCCAACAAATTGTACTATTCACCGCTCTTCCATGAAACAGTCGACAGTAGGAGAAGAAATGGTTGTCCAAAAGGACAAATAACGACCGTCGTTATGACTAACTTATACCCCAACTATTTGGGTTTTATTTCTATACAACAATCTACAAATGGATCAATCGGTAGGCAATAAACCTTCGCTTTCGAGCTTTCGTTCTACTGCGAGTAGGTGAAGGTTAACCTTGTGTACAGCCTCGAATTCCTTACCGGTTAGGAATATGGAAAGCGTCAAATTAAATGCTAACATCAAGGTAAGTGGTAGAGTAATGGGACCGGAAAGTTTACGGAACAGTTTCAAAACTTCCTTCGGTTTCTCCGTGATGGATGGCAGTCGGTAAGTGAAATGTCGGGTGGCGAACTgaaacgaagggaaaacagATGTTGATGAAACAAACGATGTCTCGATTTCAGCACCCGAATGGGTTTGCTGGACCTACCATAAACGATGACAATGGGACCAGAAGCATGGGATAGCCGACAgcgaagcaactttgaaatacCGCCGCACGCGTCTGTAGGCACACCGGGCATGCTTGTTTGTGCAACACTGCATCCGGAAGCACAAACGTGCTGTGGAACATCGTCGCCATAATAGCGGGCAGCGCAACGGACGGTAAATAACTCGATAACCGCCCATACTTCCCTAGCTTCAGGACCCGCCTGAAGTAGTTGTTGATGTAAAAGCTGGAGAACACCGTGGTCGCACCGAGAACGCCGGGTGTGTACACGATCGGCCACACTTCGGACTTGTTCTCCCAGTTTTGCACCAGCTTGAGAAAGTATTTGACCGCCTCGTCCTCGTTGAGCCGGACCGCATCCTGAGGGATTTCCGATACCTTTTTATGTAACAGTGCCATTGCGGCTACCGGACTAGGAGCTGCAAGTGCGTGCAAGCACTTGATTCGtattttgacttttttttgagAATTCCCTTTAATTGGcttgtttatttactttctaATGCCTGTTATAACTACCTTGGCATGAGCTGTCAAATGCGCATCGGACACCGACCTGTTTTATTCGACCTTGTGCAAGGCTATAAACGATGActaatttgtaaaataaaaatgtaagttATAAATAACGATTCAAATAAAAAGCTCAGTGCATTATCCACAAGGCGTTTAAATTCAGCAGTTGATactattgttttcattttttccaaattacCTGTTGAACATACTACCAATTGTTTCGGccagttttgtttggtttcgtctGATGTAGACGATTTTTACAACTGAGTAACGTCAGAGCCAAGAAATACGTGTAGCAGGTTGGGCTGCCTGAACttaaaatttttctttatttggcttttgaaaATACTAAAAATGTACCAAAATATCTATGCGAATTGTTGATTGTTACACTTAATtcttttatgaaaataaaatgactaAACCTAGTCGCTATGGATCTTCTAACGAATTGATGATAAACGTAAAGAAAAGATGTAAACAAAATGGTCCATTACTCATCAGCCGGATGACATAAACCGTTGTTTTCGTCGTGTTCGCTGCAATTCCGGTCGGAGTagttattttcaatatttctaATTCGTGTATAGCCGTGTAATTTCAGTATGGAAGCAGCAAGGTATGGCCGAATATTATAAATACTTGAAAAAAGATACATCCTAATGGTGGTTGGTTGCAGGTTTTCACTATTACTGCTGGAGCCGGGAGAGATCTACTTCGAAGACTTTTCCGTTGATATGGTGAAACAAGAGCAGGCCATGGAGCTGGACGAAGAGATTCGCATGAGCGGTCGGCTGAAAATGTGCTCAAAGTCTTTGGTGTTCGAGGCAAAAAACAGTGGCTTACTGCCGTTGGTTAAAATCATGTACAAAGACTGCATAAGCATAAGCCGGCACGAGAACAACAAAAGTGGCAATTCCGATATTTCGCAGCTGTTGATTCGGTGCCGACAGTACATAGAAATGTTGAGCGAGAACACCATTCAACCATATCATTTCGTACAACGAGAGTGTcgatttcttttcaatttccacTTCGCAAAGCTAGATGAATGTCTCCAACAAATTTGCCAACTGAACCGTGCCTCAACGCTGCCTTCATATGAACAAAACAGTATGGTAAATGAATGATATCTTTTGTAAACGAAAGTGTCTTAAcatttatgtatttttcttcctctttttacttttcgaaAACAGATTGCTACAATTGTCTACTCGAGGCATAGCCGAGTAAAATTTAATCCACTCTGGTTAAACAGTTTATACGAACGAACGGTTGCCGAATTTCACGTAGAAGAAATCAATCCTCTCATCGTTAATCCTGGGCGACTGCTTTTGACTAAttcctttatttatttgcaatcGTACAACAACATTCACACGGTAGGTGAAGGTGTAAAGCAAATCGAATGGAATGAACTAAGCTACTAATAATTGCTTTTCAGAATCCTGTGCTTAAAATCAGCATTAAATCAGTCACCAGTCTTTCCAAGCATCGTTATCTTCTCCGGCAAATAGGGCTTAAAATCCAGTGGGATACAAAGGAATCGAACGTCGAAGAGCAATGTCTTTATCTAGCGTTCCGCAATGAAACCGATCGAGACAGTTGCTTTCGTAGCATAACGGGTCAGACTGATTACGCCGTACATGACCAGAGCCCTGAAAGCATGACACTAAAGTGGCAAAACGGGCTCGTATCGAATTATGATTATTTGCTGTATCTAAACGGATTAGCCGACCGTTCATTTCAAGATTTGACCCAGTACCCGGTGTTTCCGTGGATCATAACAGACTACACATCGGCCGAGCTGAAACTCAACGATAGTGTCGTGTATCGCGACCTGAGGAAGCCGGTCGGAGCGCTGAACAACGAACGTTTGGAAAGACTACGCATGAGGTTCGACGAGATGGGTGAACCAAAATTCCTCTACGGGTCGCATTACTCCACACCGGGATTTGTACTGTACTACCTCGTGCGAAAGCATCCGGATCTAATGCTCTGCCTGCAGAACGGCAAGTTCGATCATCCGGATCGAATGTTCAACTGCGTGGCGGACGCGTTTCATAATTGCATGCACAACATGTCCGACTTTAAAGAGCTTATACCGGAGTTCTACGATACCGGGCGTAAGGGTGATTTTTTGATGAATAGCATGAAAATAGACTTCGGTTGCCGCTTCGATGGTGCACCGGTGAACAACGTTGCTCTACCACCGTGGGCACAGAACTCACCGGAACGTTTCGTGCATCTGCTAAGGGAGGCCCTGGAGTCGGACTATGTTTCCGCCAATTTGAACCACTGGATCGATCTGATATTCGGTTACAAACAGCAAGGAGAGGCAGCACTTGCTGCGGACAACGTTTTCTACCATCTCTGCTACGAAGGATCCGTCGACCTCGGACAGATAAACGACATGGCGGCACGGCACGCAATGGAGGTGCAGATTTCCGAGTTTGGACAAATCCCGAAGCAGCTATTCCGCACTGCTCACGTATCGAAAATGCAGGCCATCCCGAAGGGTGTGCCGGCACAGTCAAGCATGGTGATAAAGAAAACGCAGGAGTACTGTTCACACAAGGATATCATAACTGCGCTGGCGATCGATGGGTCGACGGGTAATATTTTCACCACCAGCAAAGACGGCACCATGACCTGCTACAATCCGGTGGAGAGACGAAAAATTCGAAGCGTGCAGCTTAGCGACCTGCCGATCAGTTCCGTGCAGCTTCCCTCCGACCAGTCGGTTGTTCTTGGAGCCTGGGATAATACCATGTAGGTATCGAACAGCTTGTTTAGTTGGGCgagctttgttttgttttcattatatttatgatgcactttattttttcctttcaactcagcctaaTTTATAATTTCGACTTTGGGAAGGTTTCAAGCACCATCCGGGCACACGACGATGCCGTTTCGTGCCTGTCGTATGTACCGATGCATGGGTTGCTCGTCTCTGGAAGCTGGGACGGTAGTTTGAAGTAAGGCAGTCcccgttgtttttcttcacacaTTAGTTTTACGAGGGACACTGAGCCATTTTTGTGTTGCTTTTCTGCAGAATTTGGAACAACTACCACAACGATGCCGTGGTCGGGTACATCACGCTGGAGGAAAAGATTGTTTCGATCGACAGTGCGTGTGCTGGTGAGCGCAGCATTCGCGTGGCAGTCGGGCTGCAAAGCGGAGAGCTGTTGCTGTTCGAGTTTGATGCCCGCAAAATAAACGCAACGTCCACCTACACGAAGGACAACCATAAGAATCTACTGACGCACCGGGGCGGTATCTGTGAGGTGAAGTTTAACGCGAAGGGAACGCTTATTGCGTCCTGCGGCGAAGATCGAACCATGTACGTGACGGATGCGGACAGCAGTATGACCATCTGCCGGAAGGCGCTGGACACCGTGGTGCGATGCCTTTGCTGGACGAAAGACTGTAAATATCTGCTCATGGGAGACCAGCGAGGCCAGCTGCACGTGTGGAGCATGCTGCAAGGCATGATCGAGTGCGAGATGAGCATTCATAGTGGTGAGTAGCAAACCTTTCTTTTCATCCTTGTTCCACTAAACTGCACGATGTTATTTTAATACAACATACCTATTTAACACTCAATCATCAATTGCTTTTATGCAACCTTGCGTTTCATGCTTCAATCACTATCCCCCACAATGTAATTTTAACACAACACAGCTATTTAACACTCTGATCCATTGgaaattaattgtttttaaaaagtacTGTTGCAATCAGTTGTTTTAGTTGCCTTTAACGTTACATTTAGGAGTAAAATAGTTGACCGAACGATTTCTCATACCTCGTTTTGCTCGTTTTCAGAGAGCGTGTACTGCCTCGGTAGTTTGGACAATAATCAGATAGTGAGCTGCGGCAAGGATGGCAATAACTATTGCATAAAGCTGTGGGAAATCGCATAACCGTAACGATGTGTAgtaattaaattgtttcatttcaaaccCTAATCTTCTGTTGGAGaaatcctttaaaaaaaactgatatTTTTTAACTATAAGTAACGCAGCTGATGTATGCatacgaaataaaaagtgttCTTGGCTCTAGACCTCTGCAAGCAGGAAATGAATGGGAAACCGTTGCGTTTAATTAGTTGTGTTTTCATAAATATCAAACTTTTTATTAACATGTTTGTAATTTATTACCATTTTAATAAATACCATTcaaatcttttgttttgttttccgacgGACAAAGAAAAAGGTATCGATCGTTTGACAAGTTACATCAATAATTGGATTGAATAGTAAAGAATTAGTTAAAATAGGCCCACTTGGGAGGCCTTTTTCcaaggtgtttgtttttcttaaatcttccaatgtttgttttacgttttttttttgtgttgtctACCGCGCCCCTGTtcgggtgcgtgtgtgtattttcAAATTGGaccaaacaattttgtttttattttttcgctcCCAGCATCCGGCTCGTGCGAGCGCGCCCGTGTTCGGGGCTCGTCGCGGTCGAATGGGGGGGCGTTTAAAATCAGGAATCGACCAGCACGTGCCAACGGGTGATCGGCTCCGACCGGGTGCTCGATTCGCGCATCTCGTTCCAGTGGATCATCTCCTCCGGCCCGCTCGAGTTGAGGCCCATGCTAAACCAGCCCACCATTTCGTTGCGTTTCATGTTGCGCTTGGCGTACACGGACACGATGAGGGTGACATCGTTCAGCTGAAAGAGTGCCACCTGCAAACGCCCAGG contains:
- the LOC131291111 gene encoding telomerase-binding protein EST1A yields the protein MSRSARVEMRSASAKREQQLYSPGSGPLRKTQRTDSNRSLNANPHSDPSPPPVNRLIQRGSAGGRNSNRRRSPSTESYHGQEYGFREARGPPEGGSINRRLEVHAYPPASGNHTIRLESEPPPSSMSSNAQTAGGMRNVRSDQMNRDARGSKKKPPIPSLSHLENLPPRLQKKTLQEHGLPPDYLEKMRAEQQRAQTLPIRGSNRHSRGRIRYSGSGGGGGGGPGPYPSNTMGSRPMVEEYHSHTRSRSSDVGSNERYPPWPNAGDRPREHQSGRADSRNSSCERNDRDRTYSGGSKFRHYSSGSSRGQENSNNDNYSGSSTQAFDDRRESINGGSAFGEICDWAQEEPIPHQMPVMSITGRHGGDVDLPLPPNAGKQTTNFSGSNRNRHRNRSNSGSRNDYYDEFKMPYHPHRGSNRSRCNSQSSNASRENSADRIYSRPGRDQGHRDASRDRYYGGAGRFRQHSRDRYINRSREASMDRGRNADPLHEGGGSWRSIGEIHPPLHHAAADKTVHAIAEMTKQFENSVSIQRTPGVLVLPPKASTSAPDAPSRGVGQRIGAGDVPSEPKLLFDPKNPSRPIVVEQPLLRTNLKTPRMNASREVPVRPGDDTTRARHQAAEGPAWYDPNSRQAKLLRQRDLVYQVAEADACLQDLLNGGQLFADWQRYLELRQELQRLLQTFLLQEMRFAQDVNLEHHFWRLLYYNVVEQLRKLLNDAPNAEEKDFLQKSALEVVENGVAYFEQLLGLLERTYGFNLEQFVGVNAASNVKGLKYTLALVSAQKICLFLGDLARYREQISEGNNFRKSKQWYVKAQQIQPKHGRPYNQLALLSVYAKRKIDAVYFYMRSLMSSNPFESARESLMDLFNETKKKYESNQRKREDKLRARLKEKERRFDGNLRRETWIHPEGGSRVHRTAPLDPLVGGPAGDSSDAEELRGLCSIELNKRFIISFLHVLGKLITKTGMESFSQCVLQMLLEFRALMQYTPIAVTSHRLLQLMSLNMFAIEMMKHKENAPPAASPPGRSEMQECALVAGFLMFGILLERLVQLIRGAMDASSELAGGGTASAANKLILPEDAKAILPSIKVWCDWMMYHTETWNPPPCCSDYKIGNSSAHDPWSSFAELISILKNLDTNREILSLEQKEDYELVRLQEDITLAGFTPLMYNALEPIFVHRERDMEEAQNVLRIQKLIYFGTACLCTCDPPVLSRETSATANGECGPVRFVSVVTNRIEELADMDILLESFSDEELDVSVLSDEPEHGKVQSKVSSSASVEDGSGGAGGAGTALSSSDSGIPSSSNSSCTSSRSLETRKLLRRKDELERKQRMQEKHNQRLQNILSQSTIALNIEVRPRLLVPDTNCFVDYLPAIELIAKAHSLYQLMVPIIVINELEGLSKGIRPAYKHPTSAGSVVSEMIVAKIAAGVAQEPTLPISRGTPVVGDGGFTDPTGPGADAANLLHVAKVAEASKQALLFIRSRNPTVKCVTTKGSVLKTTTFTVEDDVGELKSNDDRILETALNLCRHQPEETRGGTRYVLRDVVLLTTDRNLRVKALSNDLPVRELPDFIKWAGLSA
- the LOC131290919 gene encoding uncharacterized protein LOC131290919, with translation MALLHKKVSEIPQDAVRLNEDEAVKYFLKLVQNWENKSEVWPIVYTPGVLGATTVFSSFYINNYFRRVLKLGKYGRLSSYLPSVALPAIMATMFHSTFVLPDAVLHKQACPVCLQTRAAVFQSCFAVGYPMLLVPLSSFMFATRHFTYRLPSITEKPKEVLKLFRKLSGPITLPLTLMLAFNLTLSIFLTGKEFEAVHKVNLHLLAVERKLESEGLLPTD
- the LOC131291112 gene encoding protein FAN-like, producing MEAARFSLLLLEPGEIYFEDFSVDMVKQEQAMELDEEIRMSGRLKMCSKSLVFEAKNSGLLPLVKIMYKDCISISRHENNKSGNSDISQLLIRCRQYIEMLSENTIQPYHFVQRECRFLFNFHFAKLDECLQQICQLNRASTLPSYEQNSMIATIVYSRHSRVKFNPLWLNSLYERTVAEFHVEEINPLIVNPGRLLLTNSFIYLQSYNNIHTNPVLKISIKSVTSLSKHRYLLRQIGLKIQWDTKESNVEEQCLYLAFRNETDRDSCFRSITGQTDYAVHDQSPESMTLKWQNGLVSNYDYLLYLNGLADRSFQDLTQYPVFPWIITDYTSAELKLNDSVVYRDLRKPVGALNNERLERLRMRFDEMGEPKFLYGSHYSTPGFVLYYLVRKHPDLMLCLQNGKFDHPDRMFNCVADAFHNCMHNMSDFKELIPEFYDTGRKGDFLMNSMKIDFGCRFDGAPVNNVALPPWAQNSPERFVHLLREALESDYVSANLNHWIDLIFGYKQQGEAALAADNVFYHLCYEGSVDLGQINDMAARHAMEVQISEFGQIPKQLFRTAHVSKMQAIPKGVPAQSSMVIKKTQEYCSHKDIITALAIDGSTGNIFTTSKDGTMTCYNPVERRKIRSVQLSDLPISSVQLPSDQSVVLGAWDNTILIYNFDFGKVSSTIRAHDDAVSCLSYVPMHGLLVSGSWDGSLKIWNNYHNDAVVGYITLEEKIVSIDSACAGERSIRVAVGLQSGELLLFEFDARKINATSTYTKDNHKNLLTHRGGICEVKFNAKGTLIASCGEDRTMYVTDADSSMTICRKALDTVVRCLCWTKDCKYLLMGDQRGQLHVWSMLQGMIECEMSIHSESVYCLGSLDNNQIVSCGKDGNNYCIKLWEIA